The proteins below come from a single Parachlamydiales bacterium genomic window:
- a CDS encoding inverse autotransporter beta domain-containing protein, producing the protein MNKILILLTTLLIVFLPSEAIEEENELYFEEERCEDFQSMSKTCAEVYARMTFGKMIGVDDSYSTMGVWAFREESDYLYFLDGRFHHISNGGNGLNVGTGIRFGDIHRGCGINLYYDWRNMHSTNLSQIQIGLEGWLCPWEYRFNAYIPLQSIEHYSQKKSSYPGDFVFHTTKTLYPCRMASLLMGRKFNYELCDCVDLYFTALAGPYWISNRKNRNRYGVLANIDLCINEIISLKTLFSYDPIFHSRTAGILVSLTIPFFCNYERENQCSKPLYYSIPERLDLIPVKDKTSCSNN; encoded by the coding sequence ATGAATAAAATATTAATTCTACTAACAACACTTCTAATAGTTTTTCTTCCCTCCGAAGCCATTGAAGAAGAAAATGAGTTGTATTTTGAGGAAGAACGCTGTGAAGATTTTCAGTCCATGTCAAAAACATGTGCTGAAGTATACGCACGAATGACTTTTGGAAAAATGATAGGAGTTGATGATAGCTATTCAACAATGGGCGTTTGGGCATTCAGGGAAGAGTCAGACTACTTATATTTTTTAGACGGTAGGTTCCACCATATTTCAAATGGCGGTAATGGACTTAACGTGGGCACTGGAATACGCTTTGGCGATATACATAGAGGTTGCGGGATAAATCTCTATTACGATTGGCGTAATATGCACTCTACCAATCTAAGTCAAATTCAAATTGGTCTAGAAGGTTGGCTATGTCCATGGGAGTACCGCTTCAATGCATATATACCCCTGCAATCTATAGAGCATTATTCACAAAAGAAAAGTTCTTACCCGGGCGATTTTGTATTTCATACAACAAAAACTCTTTATCCCTGTCGAATGGCTTCTTTGTTAATGGGAAGAAAATTTAATTATGAACTATGTGATTGCGTCGACTTATATTTTACAGCACTTGCCGGACCTTATTGGATATCTAACAGAAAAAACAGAAATCGCTATGGAGTCCTAGCTAACATAGATTTGTGTATTAATGAAATCATAAGCTTAAAAACTCTATTTTCCTATGATCCCATTTTTCATAGCAGAACTGCAGGCATATTAGTGTCCCTAACAATTCCATTTTTTTGTAATTATGAAAGAGAAAATCAGTGCTCTAAACCGTTATATTACTCTATTCCTGAACGCCTAGATTTAATCCCTGTTAAAGATAAAACTTCTTGCTCGAATAATTGA
- a CDS encoding DUF1254 domain-containing protein, which yields MQSYATKERIQTTLTADEIKSLAREVYLYAYPIVLMDITMKQVTNVPDANSIPMRAPVNQFAHFRKYPDASSKDVVRFNFDTLYSFAWLDVSKEPIVLSVPDTDGRYYLVPMLDMWTDVFAVPGTRTTSGKAGNFAIASPNWQGKLPDGVELIRAPTPVVWIMGRTQTNGPDDYEQVHKVQNSYRLTSLSQWGKNPVQLAKSPTDPSIENNTPPLVQINKMTGVELLNRFAQLLKIHPSHGNDYPILFRMRLLGIQPGQEFDLAKLDPLTAQAINTAAKEAIADLQQVIAQGKLGEIINGWNYTLGGMGTYGTDYRMRAMVAMAGLGANLPEDAIYPNAFIDGDGNPTTGEHIYVLHFEKGKLPAANAFWSLTMYDKEGFQVPNPINRFAIGDRDKLTFNADGSLDINIQHESPGKNKESNWLPAPKGPFQVMLRMYSPKPEVLRGELTIPPIKKIR from the coding sequence ATGCAGTCATATGCTACAAAAGAAAGAATCCAAACAACATTGACCGCTGACGAAATAAAATCCTTGGCGCGTGAAGTCTATCTCTATGCTTATCCCATTGTATTGATGGATATCACCATGAAACAAGTAACCAACGTTCCAGATGCGAACAGCATTCCTATGCGCGCACCTGTCAATCAGTTTGCACATTTTCGTAAATATCCAGATGCAAGCTCCAAAGATGTGGTGCGCTTCAATTTTGATACACTGTATTCTTTTGCCTGGCTCGATGTGAGTAAAGAGCCCATTGTGTTGTCGGTACCTGATACGGACGGGCGTTACTATCTAGTTCCAATGCTGGATATGTGGACCGATGTATTTGCAGTTCCCGGCACACGCACTACTAGTGGAAAAGCGGGAAACTTTGCGATTGCATCGCCAAATTGGCAAGGGAAACTACCCGATGGCGTGGAACTTATTCGCGCGCCGACCCCGGTTGTTTGGATTATGGGCCGCACTCAAACAAATGGTCCTGACGATTACGAACAAGTTCACAAAGTTCAAAATTCCTACAGGTTGACGTCTTTAAGCCAGTGGGGCAAAAACCCTGTTCAACTAGCAAAATCTCCTACAGATCCCAGTATTGAAAACAACACTCCACCTCTTGTCCAAATAAATAAAATGACAGGTGTCGAATTACTTAATCGATTTGCACAACTTTTGAAGATACACCCATCTCATGGAAATGATTATCCGATTCTATTTCGTATGCGCCTTCTCGGCATACAGCCTGGTCAAGAGTTTGATCTTGCAAAACTTGATCCGCTTACTGCCCAAGCGATAAACACTGCAGCAAAAGAGGCTATTGCAGACCTCCAGCAAGTGATAGCCCAAGGAAAACTAGGCGAGATAATCAATGGCTGGAACTATACTCTGGGGGGCATGGGAACATACGGCACAGACTATCGCATGCGCGCCATGGTTGCCATGGCTGGCCTGGGCGCCAATTTACCTGAGGATGCCATCTATCCAAACGCCTTTATCGATGGGGATGGCAATCCAACTACTGGCGAGCACATCTATGTTTTGCATTTTGAAAAGGGAAAACTCCCGGCTGCAAATGCCTTTTGGTCGCTCACCATGTATGATAAGGAAGGGTTTCAGGTTCCCAACCCGATCAACCGGTTTGCAATCGGCGACCGCGATAAACTCACCTTTAATGCCGATGGTTCGCTGGATATTAATATCCAGCATGAATCTCCTGGGAAAAACAAGGAATCAAACTGGCTTCCAGCGCCCAAAGGACCTTTTCAGGTGATGTTAAGAATGTACTCTCCAAAACCCGAAGTTTTGCGAGGAGAATTAACAATACCTCCTATCAAAAAAATTCGCTAA